GAAAAATTTGAATTTAATAAAGATATACTGAGTCAATTAGACAAAAATGAATTTAACCAAGCTTCATTTGATAAACTTGGAGGCGGTGAGGTTGAAAAAATCCAATTAAACTCAATTAAAGATATTAATAAATTTGAAAACAATTCTGTTAAAATTTTATACACTCTACCAATCAACACTTTTACTTTAATTGCTGACAGAGAAGATAACATATTCGTAGCTAAGGTTATAAAATTTGAAGATACAAAAATTTCTCAAGATTCAAATATACTCAATGCAATCGCTAATGAAGCAAGTGCAGAAAATAGAAATGGAATATTAAAATCATATGATTACCTTTTAAACAATAAATATGAGGTAATAGTTAATGAAAAAACTCTAGATAGGGTAAAAAATTACTTTAAATGATGCTTAATCGAAACTTTAAGGATTTTAAGTTTCAACACTCAAGAAACAAAAATCAAATAATATATACTTCTCAAAAAGTAAAAAATGATCAAGAAGTTTTAAATCTAATTGACAATTTTCTAGTAGAAAAAAATAGTTTTATTTTTGAGTCAGTGGAAAAAGGTAAGATAAGAGGAAGATATACTATCTTTGGCAAAAACCCAGATAAGATTTGGGAATTTAATAATAGAAACTCTTATCTAACTACCAATAATGTCAAAAAAAAAATTAAAGGTGAGCCAAAAAAAATTATAGAAAAAATAATAGAAGAATTTAAGTTTAAAACACCCGTAGGTCTCCCACCTATTTGTTCTTTATTATCAGGATATTTCTCTTACGACTCAATAAGATATATAGAAAAAATTCCAAACAAATGTATGGATGATTTAAATCTACCTGACGTTAGACTTTTAAGACCAAGGACATTAATTATCCACGATAACCTTAAAGAAAAGATTTTCTATATTATAAATGTTTACAATGACGAGAAAATTTCAAATTATAAAAGAAAATATTTTGAAATTGAGAATGAAATTAATAACCTATTAATAAAATCTTCTCATATAAAAGGTAATTCCAACAGTAATAAAAAGACTAATATCAAGGTAAAATCCAACACATCAAAAAATAAATTTTTAAGAATGGTTAATAGAGCAAAAAAATACATTAAAATTGGAGATATTTTTCAAGTAGTTTTAAGTCAAAGATTTGAAGCTAATTTATCCAAAACACCCTTAGAAATTTACAAAAAATTAAGAATTACTAACCCTTCTCCATTTATGTATTTTTTTAATTTTAAAGATTTTCAAATAATAGGAGCTAGTCCTGAAATTTTAGTTAGATTAAGAGATAACAAAATTACTGTTAGGCCAATTGCTGGAACTAGACCTAGAGGTAAAAATTTAAAAGAAGATAATTTTTTTGCTAAGGATTTACTTAAAGATAAAAAAGAACTTTCTGAACATTTAATGCTACTTGATTTAGGAAGAAATGATGCTGGTAAAGTTTCTAAAATAGGAACGGTCAAAGTGACAGAAAGTTTTATCATTGAGAAATACTCTCATGTAATGCATATAGTTTCTAATGTGATAGGAGTTTATAATAAAAAATTTTCAAAATTTAAATCGTTACTTGCTGGATTTCCTGCTGGAACTGTTTCTGGTGCACCTAAAATTAGAGCTATGGAAATAATCGATGAGCTAGAAAAAACTAAAAGAAAAGTTTATGCTGGAGGTATAGGTTATTTTTCTGCAAATGGTGAATTTGATACCTGTATCGCTTTAAGAACTGCTGTTGCAAAAAATAAAAAGTTCTATGTTCAAGCTGGTGCAGGAATAGTAGCTGATAGTAATCCAATCAAAGAATACGAAGAAACTGTAAATAAAGCAAAAGCATTAATGAATGCCTTAAGATAATGAAAATTATATTAATAGATAATTATGATAGTTTTACATTTAACTTATATCATTATGTATCATCATTAGGTGTTACAGTTGATGTAATTAGAAATGATGAAATTACTCATCAACAAATAATAAAAAACAAATATAATAAAATTATTATATCACCAGGACCCGGTAATCCAAATCAATCAGGGAATTGTATTAAAATAGTAAAAGCGCTTTATAAAAAAATACCAATTCTTGGTGTATGTTTAGGTCATCAAATTATTGGTCAAGTTTTTGGTTCAAATATTATTCAAGCAAATAAGTTAATGCATGGAAAGACCAGCACCATAAAATCAAAAAAAATAGGTATACTTAAAAATCTTCCTGCAAAATTTGAAGCTACAAGATATCATAGCCTTATAGTTGATAAAAAAACATTATCTGATCAGCTTGAAATTACTGCAGAAACAAAAGATGGAATTATCATGGGTATAATGCATAAAAAGTATAATATCCACGGTGTTCAATTTCACCCTGAAAGTATAAAGACTATCATTGGAATGAAAATATTAAAAAATTTTATTAACTACAAAGATAAATGAAAATTTTCTTAGATAAATTAAAAAATAAACAAGACTTATCGTTCAATGAAAGCAAAAATGCTTTTGAAATACTAATGGATGGTAAAGCATCAGATGATGAGATATTTGATTTTTTAACTCTACTTTCATCTAAAGGTGAGATCTCAGATGAAATTGCTGGAGGGGTTTATGTTTTAAGAAATAAATCTAAAAGAGTTAACGTTAAAGATTGTATTGATACCTGTGGAACGGGTGGAGACGGTATGAACACACTTAATATCTCTACAGCCTCTGCATTACTGCTATCTAGTATGGGTATTAAGGTTGCAAAACATGGCAATAAAGCTGTTTCCTCTAAATGTGGTTCAGGAGATGTTTTAGAAGCTTTGAATATAAAAATAGATTTAGAGCCAAAAGATATTGAGGAGCAAATTAAAAAAAATAACTTTGGTTTTATGTTTGCACCTAACTATCACAGTGCAATGAGAT
The nucleotide sequence above comes from Candidatus Pelagibacter giovannonii. Encoded proteins:
- the trpE gene encoding anthranilate synthase component I — translated: MLNRNFKDFKFQHSRNKNQIIYTSQKVKNDQEVLNLIDNFLVEKNSFIFESVEKGKIRGRYTIFGKNPDKIWEFNNRNSYLTTNNVKKKIKGEPKKIIEKIIEEFKFKTPVGLPPICSLLSGYFSYDSIRYIEKIPNKCMDDLNLPDVRLLRPRTLIIHDNLKEKIFYIINVYNDEKISNYKRKYFEIENEINNLLIKSSHIKGNSNSNKKTNIKVKSNTSKNKFLRMVNRAKKYIKIGDIFQVVLSQRFEANLSKTPLEIYKKLRITNPSPFMYFFNFKDFQIIGASPEILVRLRDNKITVRPIAGTRPRGKNLKEDNFFAKDLLKDKKELSEHLMLLDLGRNDAGKVSKIGTVKVTESFIIEKYSHVMHIVSNVIGVYNKKFSKFKSLLAGFPAGTVSGAPKIRAMEIIDELEKTKRKVYAGGIGYFSANGEFDTCIALRTAVAKNKKFYVQAGAGIVADSNPIKEYEETVNKAKALMNALR
- a CDS encoding anthranilate synthase component II, with the protein product MKIILIDNYDSFTFNLYHYVSSLGVTVDVIRNDEITHQQIIKNKYNKIIISPGPGNPNQSGNCIKIVKALYKKIPILGVCLGHQIIGQVFGSNIIQANKLMHGKTSTIKSKKIGILKNLPAKFEATRYHSLIVDKKTLSDQLEITAETKDGIIMGIMHKKYNIHGVQFHPESIKTIIGMKILKNFINYKDK